From a single Nicotiana tomentosiformis chromosome 2, ASM39032v3, whole genome shotgun sequence genomic region:
- the LOC138905915 gene encoding uncharacterized protein: MVYEGSECQHEPNPGCTTVLKGPNSKKYTQLPYKPSAPPELIPKRLKIPDVLKYDGTSDPHKRITTYTTAMKGNDLAPHEIESILLKKFRDTLTRGALTWYSMLPEHSIDSFEMLADSFIKAHIGARKVQARKADIFRIAQGESELLLEFVTQFQKE; this comes from the coding sequence atggtttatgagggaagtgaatgCCAGCATGAACCAAATCCAGGGTGCACCACCGTGCTAAAAGGGCCaaactcaaagaagtatactcagcTGCCGTACAAACCAAGTGCGCCACCAgaattaatcccgaagcggttaAAAATACCCGACGTGctgaagtatgatggaacttcagaccctcATAAGCgtattaccacctatacaacaGCGATGAAGGGAAACgatttagctccccacgagattgaatctattttgctgaagaaattcagggatactctcacgaggggagctttGACGTGGTATTCGatgttacccgagcattccatagattcctttgagatgctcgcggattcttttaTTAAGGCACATATCGGAGCCAGAAAGGTGCAGgcccggaaggccgacatattcagaattgcacaaggagagtccgagttgCTGCTGGAATTCGTCACCCAATTTCAAAAGGAATGA